A stretch of DNA from Treponema pectinovorum:
TTTTAATTTTTCTATTCTGCACTGCAAATTTCATTATTTTCAAACTTCAAATAAAACTTCTTTTTCAATATTGAAACGAGTGGCTATTAAAAGTTAAAATAGGGCATCTATATTTTTAAGAGGAAATTAAATGACTAAACTTGTACTTGTACGCCACGGTGAAAGCGAATGGAATAAACTCAACTTGTTCACTGGCTGGATGGATGTTGAATTGAGCGAAAAAGGCCGCGAAGAGGCGACTGCTGCTGGTAAACTTTTAAAGGCTGAAGGCTATGATTTTGATGTATGCTACACATCTTATCTTAAACGTGCTGTTCACACTTTAAACGGCATCCTCGACGAAATGGACAGAAACTGGCTCCCTGTCATTAAAACCTGGAAATTAAACGAGCGCCACTATGGTGATCTTCAGGGGAAAAACAAAGCCGAAGCTGCAGAAAAATTCGGTGAAAATCAGGTTAAAATCTGGAGACGCTCTTTTGATGTAAAACCTCCAGTTCTCCCTGATGATGATGAGCGTTCTGCAAAAAAACAGGCAATGTATCGCGATGTTGACACTTCTTTCCTTCCTCAAAACGAATCTTTGGAAACTACGATTGCTCGCGTTATTCCTTACTATCTTGAAGAGATAAAGCCTGCGATGAAAGCTGGAAAGCGTGTTGTTGTTGCTGCTCACGGAAATTCTCTGCGTGCTCTCGTTTATTATCTGGATAAAATGTCGCCAGAAGAAATCCTTGGTGTTAACATTCCAACTGCAACTCCACTTGTTTACGAGTTTGACGACGACTTTAACGTTATTAAGCACTATTATTTGGGCGATCAGGATGCAATTTCTGCTAAGATGAACGCTGTTGCAAATCAAGGAAAAGCTGCAAAATAGTTAAAGAATTTGGGCGGCTTTTTGCTCCACTGCGTTCTGCAAAAAACACGCTTTGCGGGGTTGCGCTTACGCTCCATTGGCGTTCCGCCAACGCTATGCGCCCCTTCAATCGTTGCCGCACAGGAAGTGCGCTCCACAAGCAGTACTGAAAGTTTTGCAAAAAAAATAAGCACGGAACTTTGTTGTTTTTCAAAGTTGTCGTGCTTTTTTTTGCGTGTTAAATATTGTATATCGCATTTATTTTTTATCTTTTTGCTTATTGATGAATCAGCGTTCTTGTGTCTACGATTCTCTTCATGTCTGCTATGTTATTTACTATGATATAAGAATCCATAACATCAATTTTATGGGCGCTTATAAATCTGCTTATTTCATCCCTTGTCTGATCGTATGTAAGCCCTGCCCAATGCGCAACTTCTTGTATTGTAACATTGAATCTTCTGTGCCTATCGTTTGGATTTACTGGAGGCGTCATTTCGTCGAGCATACAAAATACGTCTGCTATTCTTGCCTGTAAATCTTGAATAACGAGAATTTTGAACCTTCTCTTTTGGTCATAAATTCGCTTGCAAAACAGTTTTAATATGTTCAACGCTATTTGTGGATTTCCAGTTATTAAAATTTCAAAATTTGCTCTATTGAATTCCAGACATTGAACTGCACTTTCTGCTAAACAAGTTGCTGAACGCGGAGAATTATCCAATATCGCCATCTCGCCAAAAAACTCGCCAGGCTTTAAGATGTCCAGATTTTTATTTTGACCGTTTACGCATTTTACTAATTGAACTGTTCCTGTCTGAATGAGATAAAAACTGTCTCCAGGTTCGAATTCTGTTATTATCACCTGACCTTTTTCGTATTTTTTTGCAAATCTGTTGAATGCTGGAAGTTCAAAAATTTTTAGAGCACTGTCTGTTGTTGTACTTGAAGTAGAGGTGTCTTCGTCTTGAGGTTTTGCCAATTTTTGCGCACGTGCATTTGCTGTGGTATACATCTTTGCAACAGCTT
This window harbors:
- the gpmA gene encoding 2,3-diphosphoglycerate-dependent phosphoglycerate mutase; protein product: MTKLVLVRHGESEWNKLNLFTGWMDVELSEKGREEATAAGKLLKAEGYDFDVCYTSYLKRAVHTLNGILDEMDRNWLPVIKTWKLNERHYGDLQGKNKAEAAEKFGENQVKIWRRSFDVKPPVLPDDDERSAKKQAMYRDVDTSFLPQNESLETTIARVIPYYLEEIKPAMKAGKRVVVAAHGNSLRALVYYLDKMSPEEILGVNIPTATPLVYEFDDDFNVIKHYYLGDQDAISAKMNAVANQGKAAK
- a CDS encoding Crp/Fnr family transcriptional regulator — encoded protein: MPKVMSYTKGSIIYFAGDRDERVFILQKGCVVITSTDIETNLPVTEQIKTGEFFGVKSALGHFPREETATVLTDSTCLSLTVQEFESIFSSNKALIMKMLRVFSNQLRQIHKKTEEILNKDLTINQQSGMLSVAQAFYDDENWRSAADVCLNYLKRYPTAANKEAVAKMYTTANARAQKLAKPQDEDTSTSSTTTDSALKIFELPAFNRFAKKYEKGQVIITEFEPGDSFYLIQTGTVQLVKCVNGQNKNLDILKPGEFFGEMAILDNSPRSATCLAESAVQCLEFNRANFEILITGNPQIALNILKLFCKRIYDQKRRFKILVIQDLQARIADVFCMLDEMTPPVNPNDRHRRFNVTIQEVAHWAGLTYDQTRDEISRFISAHKIDVMDSYIIVNNIADMKRIVDTRTLIHQ